DNA from Cyanobacteria bacterium FACHB-DQ100:
GGGCGCTACGTGGAATTTAACCTGGTGTACGATCGCGGCACGATCTTTGGGCTGCAAACGAATGGGCGGACTGAATCGATTCTGATGTCGTTGCCGCCGTTGGTGCGTTGGGAGTATGGCTATGAGCCAGAAACAGGCAGTCCAGAGGCGCGGCTGTACGAGATTTTCCTAAAACCACAAGATTGGATCAATTGGTCAACAAACGGGGCACACTAAGCCCAATGGTGATGAACCATTGACATCCATTTGTTAAGCCTTGCACTTCGGGGGAAGCATTCAACAGACGCTTCCCTTTTTTGATCTTAAAATCTTAAGAAATCGTTATCTTCCTCTATCTTTGGGCATAATTTAGAGAGGTGATCACCAAAAGACTGCATGAGGCAAGTCATGGTTTACATGGAGCAGAAGACTTTCAATACCCCAGACGGCACGACGATCGTCGTGTTCAGTCCGAGCGGGCGGCTAGATATTACGACAGCATGGAAATTTCGCACCAAACTACAGGACTGCATTGCTAAACAGGGAAATCATGTTGTTGTGAATTTAGGGCAGGTGAATTTCATTGATAGCTCTGGCTTAACTTCATTAGTTGCAGGGATGCGGGATGCGGATAAGGCAAAAGGTAGCTTCAAGCTGTGTAATGTTCATCCGGAGGCGAAGCTGGTTTTTGAAGTGACGATGATGGATTCTGTTTTTGAGATTTTTGAGAGTGAGGAAGAGGCTTTATTAAGTAGTAAAGCGACTTTGCAAAATTCTGTTCCTCAAGGTTTAGCAAGTTAGCTTGAGAGCAGGACAACTGAAGAGTTTGTACCAGAAGCGATCGAAGTCAGGTTTCGATCGCTTTTTAATTGTTTAAGGCTGTTGTAACAAAATCTATCCCAGGATGCTTTGGGATGGCTAAAGCAAAGGCTTAAGGTATCCAAGGACGATCGAGGTGACTTATGGTAGATGCAATTTTGGCGCGATCAAAAGAACTGAAGCAATCGCTAACGGATTTTGTTTACGATGCGGAAGGGGAATTAGCAAAGGCTTTTGAAAAGTTTGTCGCAGAGAAGTTAGCGCAATCGCAGTCAAAAGAGAGTAAGCACCGGGATACGATCGTTGATATATTTTTGACTCACGGACAAGTTGGAACGAAAACCCCGTTAGAGCTATTCATTGAAAGCGAACCAGAATTGTCGGAGGACGATCGACAACTGATTCTGAACTGGAAGCGTAATTTTTCAGGACTGTTTGCCATTCAAGAAATCTTACCCGACGGCTTCAAACTGATGAATTGGCTAACCACAAAACTATACATTGTGAAGCCGAATGATTCAGAAACACTAGAAGCAATGTCGCGATTAAAGCTTGGGGAAATGCTCGTCACGCGAATTGCACCTGTTGAGGATTACTGGACAATCTTTAGTCCCTATGTGCAGTTAGGGAACTTAGGGAAACCCAAGTTAGCGGTTGCGATCGGTAACTTTAGACAGAGCTATAAATCTGATTTGTACGGGGATGCTCCAGAATTACTCGAAGAAGCCTGGAAATCGGTTGAGCGCTATCACCAAGATTTTCTCGATTTTTTCGGCACCGATCAGATGACGTTATCGGGTTATCATCTGGGTAAAAAGATTGCGGAATTTCAGGGCTTTCTCACCCAGCGTCGAATGGATGAAGCAGGACTTGATCCGAATAAATCCCTTGCAGAAATGGCGCAAGAAGCAGGCGTGAGCGATGAAGAACTCACCGAAATGGCGGAAGCAATGGGACTCGACGAAGAAGCGGCGGCAAAAATGATGCAAAACAAAGCAGCCGCAAAAATGGTGACACCCCAGATCGAGCTACCGCCGGATTTGAAAAAAGCAGAAGAAGTGACGATTCTGGCGCATCCACGCTGGGGACAAATGTTACTGACAACCTACACTCAGTTTGAAGCGCTGCTGAAAGCGGAAGATTGGCAGTCGGTCAAAGGTGCGGATAGATTAGTGCGGAAGTATCTAACAGATGCTGAAGTGAATCCGTTTGTGTGGCATCAACTTGCAGAACAGTATCCAACTCAATTGGAGACTGTGTTGAGATCGTTCCTCGATCGCCCAGATTTCAACCTGCAAACAGACCTTGACCCACTGTTGCAGGAGCATCATAAACCCCTAGAGCCAGAACTACCGGACATCGCCAGTGTGCCAATACATTTACACAATCTATTTCAAGAAGCTTTGGCAGAAGTGAGCAAGACGAAAGCCAAAGAAAAAGCGGATAAGAAGCCAACGAAAGGATTCAAGCGGAGTTAGACTGTGCGATCGAAACCGCGTTCACGATTGAACGATCGATTGTGGATTGGTGTTGCACTCATCTTTTATTCGTTTGTTGCGATCGGGATTGCAGAAGGTGGATTAGGTGTGATTCTGCCATCGATTCTCGAAACTTACAGTCTCACACCTGCAACAGTGACATTTTTGTTTATTAGTCAGGTGTCAGGGTATGCGATCGCAGCCACAGCTAGCAGTTTTCTAACCCATCGATTCGGTTTAGCAAAGACAATTCTGCTCGGCTTGCTCTTACTGACCAGTGCATTAAGCCTTTATGCTTCCACGACGCACTGGATTGTCATGATTGCAACAGGATCACTGTTAGGGTTTGGGATTGGATTGATTGATGCAGGCGGTAATACGTTTATTGCACATGAGCAACAGAATGCTAATTTGATGGGATTGCTTCATGCGTTTTATGGAATTGGCGCACTTTCGGGGCCTGCGATCGCAACCGCATTG
Protein-coding regions in this window:
- a CDS encoding STAS domain-containing protein, producing the protein MVYMEQKTFNTPDGTTIVVFSPSGRLDITTAWKFRTKLQDCIAKQGNHVVVNLGQVNFIDSSGLTSLVAGMRDADKAKGSFKLCNVHPEAKLVFEVTMMDSVFEIFESEEEALLSSKATLQNSVPQGLAS